The window AGTCTACATCATGATCCTGCCGGGCTTCGGCATGATCTCGCAGATCGTGGCGACCTTCAGCCGCAAGCCGGTGTTCGGCTATCTCGGCATGGCCTACGCCATGGTCGCGATCGGCGTGGTCGGCTTCATCGTCTGGGCGCACCACATGTACACCGTGGGCCTCGACGTGAACACGAAGATGTACTTCACCGCGGCGACCATGGTGATCGCGGTTCCGACCGGCGTGAAGATCTTCAGCTGGATCGCAACGATGTGGGGCGGCAGCATCGAGTTCAAGTCGCCGATGGTGTGGTCGATGGGCTTCATCTTCCTGTTCACCGTCGGCGGTGTGACCGGCGTCGTGCTCGCCAATGGCGGGATCGACGACAACCTGCACGACACTTACTACGTGGTGGCTCACTTCCACTACGTGCTGTCGATGGGCGCCGTGTTCTCGATGTTCGCCGGCTTCTACTACTGGTTCCCGAAGATGAGCGGCCGGATGCACAGCGAGTTGCTCTCGCACCTGCACTTCTGGACCTTCTTCATCGGCGTGAACGTGATCTTCTTCCCGCAGCACTTCCTCGGGATGCAGGGCATGCCGCGCCGCTATCCGGACTATGCGGAGGCCTACACCTTCTGGCACCAGATCAGCACCTACGGGTACTACATCATGGCCGGCTCGATGGTGTTCTTCTTCGTCAACATCCTCTACGCGCTGGCCGCCGGCAAGAAGGCCGCAGCCAATCCGTGGGGCGAAGGCGCGACGACGCTCGAATGGACCCTGCCGAGCCCGCCGCCCTACCACCAGTTCGAAACGCTGCCGGTCATCACCGACAGCATGGACTACCACGATCACCGTCCGACGACCGCTTGAGGTCTTGGCGCTGATCGGCTCCGCTGGCGGAGCATGACA is drawn from Erythrobacter sp. and contains these coding sequences:
- the ctaD gene encoding cytochrome c oxidase subunit I, with translation MATTAEGFDVHHGHGHDAHDHADHKPGFFARWFMSTNHKDIGTMYLIFAIIAGIVGGAISGIMRVELAEPGIQYLQWWAQFMGGGSDLNTALHMWNVFITAHGLIMVFFMVMPAMIGGFGNWFVPLMIGAPDMAFPRMNNVSFWLTVAGFFSLLFSLFVPGGSGPGAGTGWTVYAPLSTSGSVGPAVDFAIFSLHLAGAGSILGATNFITTIFNMRAPGMTLHKMPLFVWSVLVTAFLLLLALPVLAAAITMLLTDRNFGTTFFDPAGGGDPVLYQHLFWFFGHPEVYIMILPGFGMISQIVATFSRKPVFGYLGMAYAMVAIGVVGFIVWAHHMYTVGLDVNTKMYFTAATMVIAVPTGVKIFSWIATMWGGSIEFKSPMVWSMGFIFLFTVGGVTGVVLANGGIDDNLHDTYYVVAHFHYVLSMGAVFSMFAGFYYWFPKMSGRMHSELLSHLHFWTFFIGVNVIFFPQHFLGMQGMPRRYPDYAEAYTFWHQISTYGYYIMAGSMVFFFVNILYALAAGKKAAANPWGEGATTLEWTLPSPPPYHQFETLPVITDSMDYHDHRPTTA